One Dietzia sp. JS16-p6b genomic window carries:
- a CDS encoding type IV toxin-antitoxin system AbiEi family antitoxin domain-containing protein — translation MSVHTVIGRLPDSTGRRRTVAQHQCMTGIEELRSRLLTTHDLIARGASAQALSRAVSTGAMIRLRPGFYVDAAARELSRDDRHLLMVLAADRCLVAPVFTHWSAALVLGLPSWGLPLRQVSVSRYGHAQRSRNTRLTRHDVSPVEADEIVTVGGLQVTSPDRTVVDIGRACGRDTSVAVADAAVYGELATAESLHVALDRAAGRSGLKKARVAMTLMDGRSESVAETLSRLTFSDHCLPTPVTQEDIIDTHGNRVARVDFFWREHGVIGECDGFGKYFDGHDLREVRRRLAREKDRDAELVALGYRVIHWRWADLERPWLLAERIRRVLLAAAA, via the coding sequence GTGTCCGTCCACACCGTCATCGGGCGCCTACCGGATTCGACGGGTCGACGCAGAACCGTGGCACAGCATCAATGCATGACCGGAATCGAAGAACTGCGTTCACGCCTCTTGACCACCCACGACCTGATAGCTCGGGGTGCCAGCGCCCAGGCTCTCAGCAGAGCGGTGTCCACCGGCGCGATGATCCGTCTGAGACCGGGGTTCTACGTCGACGCGGCCGCCCGAGAACTCAGCCGGGACGATCGACACCTCCTCATGGTCCTCGCGGCGGACAGATGTCTTGTGGCGCCGGTGTTCACCCACTGGTCTGCTGCACTTGTGCTGGGGCTCCCCTCATGGGGACTGCCGCTTCGGCAGGTGTCGGTGTCCCGCTACGGCCACGCCCAGCGATCGCGCAACACGAGGCTGACGAGACACGACGTGTCTCCGGTCGAGGCAGACGAGATCGTGACCGTCGGCGGACTTCAGGTCACTTCGCCAGATCGGACGGTGGTCGACATCGGAAGAGCCTGTGGGCGGGATACAAGTGTCGCGGTGGCCGATGCAGCTGTCTACGGCGAGTTGGCCACTGCGGAGTCACTGCACGTCGCCCTGGACCGGGCGGCGGGCAGAAGCGGGCTCAAGAAGGCTCGGGTGGCGATGACGCTGATGGACGGTCGGAGCGAGAGCGTTGCCGAGACACTGAGCAGGTTGACCTTCTCCGATCACTGCCTGCCGACGCCGGTGACCCAGGAGGACATCATCGACACACACGGAAATCGTGTCGCCCGCGTCGACTTCTTCTGGCGCGAACACGGGGTGATCGGCGAGTGCGATGGGTTCGGGAAGTACTTCGACGGACACGATCTCAGGGAGGTGAGACGTCGACTCGCGCGGGAGAAGGATCGCGACGCCGAGCTCGTCGCCCTCGGATATCGGGTCATCCACTGGCGGTGGGCAGATCTGGAGAGGCCGTGGTTGCTGGCCGAACGGATCCGGCGCGTGCTGCTCGCGGCGGCAGCATGA
- a CDS encoding nitroreductase, with translation MTDAADTLEQILDDRYSCRGFTSQPVPDETIDRILQMAQRTASWCNSQAWQVDLVSGSATSGFAAHLTEYVLNNGMRSDLPAPERYDGVYGERRRESGYGLYTALGIERSDKEARLTQMLENYRFFGAPHVAVITSDAGLGTYGAVDCGGYVATFLAAASSLGVATCAQAALALYSDGVREYLRISDDRMIVCGISFGYADPEHPANIFRAGRADLTDVVRRHG, from the coding sequence ATGACCGACGCCGCCGACACGCTCGAGCAGATCCTCGACGACCGCTACAGCTGCCGAGGGTTCACGTCCCAGCCCGTCCCCGACGAGACGATCGACCGGATCCTGCAGATGGCCCAGCGCACGGCCTCGTGGTGCAACTCCCAGGCATGGCAGGTCGACCTGGTGAGCGGGTCGGCGACCTCCGGGTTCGCCGCGCACCTCACCGAGTACGTGCTGAACAACGGCATGCGATCGGATCTGCCGGCACCTGAGCGCTACGACGGCGTGTACGGCGAGCGCCGGCGGGAGAGCGGGTACGGCCTCTACACCGCGCTGGGCATCGAGCGCTCCGACAAGGAGGCGCGCCTGACGCAGATGTTGGAGAACTACCGGTTCTTCGGCGCCCCACACGTCGCGGTGATCACCTCGGACGCGGGCCTGGGCACCTATGGCGCGGTGGACTGTGGGGGCTACGTGGCGACGTTCCTGGCGGCGGCGTCCTCACTCGGCGTGGCCACGTGCGCCCAGGCCGCCCTCGCGCTGTACTCCGACGGGGTCCGCGAGTACCTGAGAATCAGCGACGACCGGATGATCGTGTGCGGCATCTCCTTCGGGTACGCCGACCCGGAGCACCCGGCGAACATCTTCCGGGCCGGCCGCGCGGACCTCACCGACGTGGTCCGCCGCCACGGCTGA